The following are encoded together in the Janthinobacterium sp. Marseille genome:
- a CDS encoding acyl-CoA dehydrogenase family protein: MTNTATIHHLDTKPVAVAPTYEELAARFRPIFARIAEDAVRREQERELPYEAVRWLREAGFGRVRIPLKYGGFGATISQFFRLLVELAEADSNVSHLLRGHFAFLESRINHTDESVREFWFPKIVEGSLIGYAMAELTAVTGTSATITQQDGKWFLNGKKYYSTGTIYADWIVASVVDGEERVSVSLPATAPGVTRIDDWDGFGQRMTGSGTTVFEQVEILPEHINRRLTGKDSYAQSYQKAFLQLILLASIAGVGRAVKRDGIAFVQRKTRAFGVLGESSPRHDPLVQRVVGRLASLSFAADTIVEGIARTLDEVHQARLADTADEALYVDTEIKAFQAQQIVIDLVLQASTLLFEVGGASATSESRRLDRHWRNARTAASHNPAIFRERAIGDYYLNGTVPDAAWIAAEKEQEEARAKARAEQ, translated from the coding sequence ATGACTAATACCGCCACCATCCATCACCTGGACACCAAGCCTGTCGCTGTCGCGCCCACTTACGAAGAGCTGGCGGCACGTTTTCGCCCCATCTTTGCGCGTATTGCAGAAGATGCCGTGCGCCGCGAACAGGAGCGCGAGTTGCCGTATGAAGCAGTACGCTGGCTGCGCGAGGCGGGCTTTGGCCGTGTACGTATCCCGCTGAAATACGGTGGCTTCGGGGCGACGATTTCACAGTTCTTCCGTTTGCTGGTCGAGCTGGCCGAAGCGGATTCGAATGTCTCGCATTTATTGCGTGGTCATTTCGCCTTCCTTGAAAGCCGTATCAACCACACCGATGAATCGGTACGTGAATTCTGGTTCCCGAAGATCGTGGAAGGTTCGCTGATCGGCTATGCGATGGCAGAGTTGACGGCTGTGACGGGCACCAGCGCGACGATTACGCAACAGGACGGCAAGTGGTTCCTGAACGGTAAAAAGTATTACAGCACCGGCACCATCTACGCGGACTGGATAGTCGCATCGGTGGTGGATGGTGAGGAGCGCGTCAGCGTATCCCTGCCCGCCACGGCACCGGGTGTCACCCGTATCGATGACTGGGATGGTTTCGGCCAGCGCATGACAGGCAGCGGTACGACGGTTTTCGAACAGGTCGAGATCCTGCCCGAGCATATCAATCGTCGTCTCACGGGAAAGGATAGTTATGCGCAGTCTTATCAGAAGGCCTTCCTGCAATTGATTTTGCTGGCTTCGATTGCCGGCGTCGGTCGTGCCGTCAAGCGCGACGGCATTGCTTTCGTCCAGAGGAAGACGCGTGCTTTTGGTGTACTGGGTGAATCCAGCCCGCGCCATGACCCGCTGGTGCAGCGCGTGGTCGGGCGTCTCGCCAGCCTGTCATTTGCGGCGGATACCATCGTCGAAGGAATTGCACGGACACTGGATGAAGTACATCAGGCGCGCCTGGCGGATACTGCAGATGAAGCACTGTATGTGGATACCGAAATCAAGGCTTTCCAGGCCCAGCAAATCGTCATTGACCTGGTGTTGCAAGCCAGTACTTTGCTGTTCGAAGTCGGCGGCGCATCGGCCACCAGTGAATCCCGTCGGCTCGACCGGCACTGGCGCAATGCGCGTACTGCTGCTTCGCATAATCCGGCGATTTTCCGTGAACGGGCAATCGGCGATTACTATCTGAATGGTACGGTGCCGGACGCGGCGTGGATTGCGGCAGAGAAGGAGCAGGAAGAAGCGCGCGCAAAGGCCAGGGCGGAGCAATGA
- a CDS encoding ABC transporter permease — MISLKRILWRLLAGLGVLWGAATLTFIAINITAGDTALAIVGGPDAMPTAEVLAQVRKEYGLDDPLLTQYGNYIARLAKGDLGESYRLRIPVLKAVTQQLGATVQLALSAGVLSIVLSVVIALLTARRAPWIRSIVSGAELTITSAPSFVIGILLLLVFSFYFHWFPASGSQGWRALVLPTIALALPVAGVLTQVLRQALEDVLEQPFILTARARGMSDAGVRLRHALRHALVPLVTLSGFVFASLLGGAVVVEMLFARQGVGRLMLDAANTKDVPIVLGITLLAAFIYVIVNIVVDVLYSLIDPRVRAT; from the coding sequence ATGATTTCATTGAAACGCATCCTGTGGCGCTTGCTGGCCGGACTGGGCGTGTTGTGGGGCGCGGCGACGCTGACTTTCATTGCCATCAATATCACCGCCGGCGATACCGCATTGGCCATCGTCGGTGGCCCGGATGCGATGCCGACCGCCGAAGTGTTGGCACAGGTGCGCAAGGAATACGGGCTGGATGATCCGCTGCTGACGCAGTACGGTAATTACATTGCGCGGCTGGCAAAGGGCGACCTCGGTGAATCCTACCGCCTGCGCATCCCGGTGTTGAAAGCGGTCACGCAGCAATTGGGCGCGACCGTGCAACTGGCCCTGAGTGCAGGCGTGCTGTCGATTGTGCTGTCGGTTGTGATTGCGTTATTGACGGCGCGACGTGCTCCATGGATACGGTCGATCGTTTCAGGTGCGGAACTGACGATTACTTCTGCGCCTTCATTTGTCATCGGCATCCTCTTGCTCCTGGTGTTTTCGTTTTACTTCCACTGGTTCCCCGCTTCCGGTTCACAGGGCTGGCGCGCGCTGGTATTGCCGACGATTGCATTGGCATTGCCGGTGGCAGGTGTCTTGACCCAGGTATTGCGGCAAGCGCTGGAGGATGTACTGGAACAGCCTTTCATCCTGACGGCGCGCGCGCGCGGTATGTCGGATGCCGGTGTACGACTGCGCCATGCCTTGCGGCATGCGCTGGTACCTTTGGTGACGCTATCGGGCTTTGTGTTTGCCAGCTTGTTGGGCGGAGCGGTCGTGGTTGAGATGCTATTCGCACGACAAGGCGTCGGCCGCCTGATGCTGGATGCCGCGAACACGAAAGATGTTCCCATCGTACTGGGCATCACCTTGCTGGCGGCTTTCATATACGTGATCGTCAATATTGTCGTCGACGTTCTGTACAGCCTGATCGATCCGCGTGTACGGGCGACTTGA